The sequence CTTCCTGGCACGGAGCATCTTTCACTTCGCGGGGCGGAAGCGGATTGCGGATGCCTTCGAGAATTCTCCACTTGAATGTTCTCTCGTCTCCGGCGTCATAGATATCGGCAATCAAATTCCCGTCGCCGTAAAGGTTGGTAAACAGACGTCCGTTGGGGTAGCCTTTCACTTTGTTGAAAAGAATGGGCAACCCCCCGTCAAAGTGCTTCTGGATGCCTGTCATCTCCAGTTCCGGATTAACCTCCACATCGGTCTCCAACAATCGGTTCGTGGATCTCAGGTGATCGATGGTGGTCCTCAGACTTGCTAAGTAATGGTTCGACATGATAAAACCCCCTTCAGAATGGTTTTTGAGTTAGGCTTAACTCCTAACTAATAAACTGTTAAACAGTTTATTAGTATAACATAACTAATAGCTTATTCTCCCTACCCTGTTTAGTTTTCCCTGCTTCTCCAGCATGGCGATGTACTCCCTTAAGTCAGCATGATACCTACCCATTTTTTAGCTCCTCCTTTTATTAAGTTTTGAAATTGATAAAAATAATTTATGCAAAATCCATACCATAAATTATATAAAAAATTGGATTTCCCATTTTAGAAGCCTTATGTTGGAGTTACACAGGTTAAACTTTCTAATAATAATGTTTTGAGAATTTGTTTGGCTGGGAAAGAAATATTAACATGTGTTACTTTTGAAACATCGTCGTTTCAAATTTGAAACATTCCTGAAGATTAGTAGAAAAAACCCTGTCCGGGACATTTTCCCGGACAGGGTTAATGAGTAATATTAACGGACAAAGAATGTAAGCATTTTGCGGTCAAATAAACAATGAATATTAACTTGCTATTGATTTACATTTTTTGAACTGTACGAGAAAAGTTATCCCATTGGCGCTGGTTTCTACTTTTATCTTTGCGTTATGCCTGGCCGCAATGCCATAACAAACCGCAAGTCCTA is a genomic window of Pelotomaculum isophthalicicum JI containing:
- a CDS encoding ATP-binding protein; this encodes MKLYQGEGIKPDVLEKIGTPFFTTKDYGTGLGLAVCYGIAARHNAKIKVETSANGITFLVQFKKCKSIAS